The proteins below come from a single Mangifera indica cultivar Alphonso chromosome 16, CATAS_Mindica_2.1, whole genome shotgun sequence genomic window:
- the LOC123199670 gene encoding D-2-hydroxyglutarate dehydrogenase, mitochondrial isoform X2, whose translation MEKWRITHRLLRYSSNLLVDRSSNCSASPISAFRFASDYRENFVKRGLRNASSIQYRFFGSVATEIQRNTWFSTLNLDDISYFKEILGEKNVIQDPDVLLDANTDWMRKYKGSSKLMLQPRTTSEVSQILKYCNSRRLAVVPQGGKTGLVGGSVPVFDEVIINVGSMNNIIAFDKVSGILVCEAGCILENLISFLDDQGFIMPLDLGAKGSCQIGGNVSTNAGGLRLVRYGSLHGNVLGLEAVLANGDVIDMLGTLRKDNTGYDLKHLFIGSEGSLGIVTKVSILTPPKLSSVNLAFLACKDYFSCQKLLLEAKRKLGEVLSAFEFLDKQTMDLVGARNPLPSSMHNFYVLIETTGSDESYDREKLEAFLLRSMEDGLVSDGVIAQDINQASSFWRIREGVAEALMKAGAVYKYDLSLPLEKMYDLVEEMRIRLGQTAKVIGYGHLGDGNLHLNISAPQYNDAIFAQIEPYVYEWTSNHRGSISAEHGLGLVKANKIYYSKSPETVHLMGSIKKLLDPNGILNPYKVLPHSLNSYH comes from the exons ATGGAGAAGTGGAGAATTACCCATCGTCTCCTCAGATATTCATCGAATCTACTCGTCGATCGTTCATCAAACTGTAGTGCGTCTCCTATTTCAGCTTTCCGCTTTGCTTCAG ATTACagagaaaattttgtaaaaagaGGTCTTAGGAATGCAAGCTCGATACAGTACAGATTTTTTGGTTCTGTCGCTACTGAAATTCAGCGAAACACGTGGTTTTCGACTTTGAATTTGGATGATATCAGCTATTTCAAAGAAATATTAGGTGAAAAAAATGTCATACAGGATCCGGATGTGTTGCTTGATGCGAATACAGATTGGATGAGAAAATATAAAGGTTCTAGTAAGCTTATGCTCCAACCTAGGACCACTAGTGAG GTATCTCAGATTCTTAAGTACTGTAATTCCAGGCGCTTGGCTGTTGTTCCTCAAGGCGGAAAGACTGGTCTAGTTGGTGGAAGTGTTCCTGTTTTTGACGAG GTGATTATCAATGTTGGCTCAATGAATAATATCATTGCTTTTGACAAG GTCAGCGGTATACTGGTATGTGAAGCAGGGTGCATTTTGGAGAATCTGATTTCTTTCCTAGACGACCAAGG ATTTATTATGCCTCTGGACTTGGGTGCAAAAGGAAGCTGCCAAATTGGTGGAAATGTTTCAACTAATGCTGGTGGATTGCGCCTTGTCCGTTATGGTTCACTACATGGAAATGTACTTG GTCTTGAAGCTGTTTTAGCAAATGGTGATGTGATTGACATGCTTGGGACTTTACGTAAAGATAATACTGGGTACGACTTGAAGCATTTATTCATTG GAAGTGAAGGATCATTGGGCATTGTAACCAAAGTTTCCATACTTACCCCTCCAAAGCTATCCTCAGTAAATTTGGCTTTTCTTGCATGCAAAGATTACTTCAGCTGCCAG aaacTTCTACTTGAAGCAAAGAGGAAACTCGGGGAAGTTTTGTCtgcatttgaatttttggataagcAAACGATGGATTTGGT AGGTGCCCGGAATCCATTACCTTCCTCAATGCACAACTTCTATGTTTTGATTGAGACAACAGGCAGTGACGAGTCTTATGATAG AGAAAAGCTTGAGGCGTTCCTACTTCGTTCCATGGAGGATGGATTGGTTTCTGATGGTGTTATTGCACAAGACATAAATCAAGCATCTTCATTTTGGAGAATACGTGAG GGTGTGGCAGAAGCATTGATGAAAGCAGGGGCTGTTTACAAATATGATTTATCATTACCTCTTGAAAAGATGTATGATCTTGTTGAGGAAATGCGAATAAGACTTG gtCAGACAGCCAAAGTAATAGGTTATGGCCACCTTGGTGACGGTAATTTGCATCTTAATATTTCAGCACCTCAGTACAATGATGCG ATTTTTGCACAAATTGAAccttatgtatatgaatggacATCGAACCATCGTGGGAGTATTAGTGCTGAGCATGGTCTGGGACTTGTGAAAGCCAATAAGATTTACTATAGCAAATCACCTGAAACT GTGCATCTGATGGGCTCGATCAAAAAGTTGCTAGATCCAAATGGGATACTCAACCCATATAAAGTTCTTCCACACTCACTCAATTCTTACCACTGA
- the LOC123199670 gene encoding D-2-hydroxyglutarate dehydrogenase, mitochondrial isoform X1, with protein sequence MEKWRITHRLLRYSSNLLVDRSSNCSASPISAFRFASDYRENFVKRGLRNASSIQYRFFGSVATEIQRNTWFSTLNLDDISYFKEILGEKNVIQDPDVLLDANTDWMRKYKGSSKLMLQPRTTSEVSQILKYCNSRRLAVVPQGGKTGLVGGSVPVFDEVIINVGSMNNIIAFDKVSGILVCEAGCILENLISFLDDQGFIMPLDLGAKGSCQIGGNVSTNAGGLRLVRYGSLHGNVLGLEAVLANGDVIDMLGTLRKDNTGYDLKHLFIGSEGSLGIVTKVSILTPPKLSSVNLAFLACKDYFSCQKLLLEAKRKLGEVLSAFEFLDKQTMDLVLNHLEGARNPLPSSMHNFYVLIETTGSDESYDREKLEAFLLRSMEDGLVSDGVIAQDINQASSFWRIREGVAEALMKAGAVYKYDLSLPLEKMYDLVEEMRIRLGQTAKVIGYGHLGDGNLHLNISAPQYNDAIFAQIEPYVYEWTSNHRGSISAEHGLGLVKANKIYYSKSPETVHLMGSIKKLLDPNGILNPYKVLPHSLNSYH encoded by the exons ATGGAGAAGTGGAGAATTACCCATCGTCTCCTCAGATATTCATCGAATCTACTCGTCGATCGTTCATCAAACTGTAGTGCGTCTCCTATTTCAGCTTTCCGCTTTGCTTCAG ATTACagagaaaattttgtaaaaagaGGTCTTAGGAATGCAAGCTCGATACAGTACAGATTTTTTGGTTCTGTCGCTACTGAAATTCAGCGAAACACGTGGTTTTCGACTTTGAATTTGGATGATATCAGCTATTTCAAAGAAATATTAGGTGAAAAAAATGTCATACAGGATCCGGATGTGTTGCTTGATGCGAATACAGATTGGATGAGAAAATATAAAGGTTCTAGTAAGCTTATGCTCCAACCTAGGACCACTAGTGAG GTATCTCAGATTCTTAAGTACTGTAATTCCAGGCGCTTGGCTGTTGTTCCTCAAGGCGGAAAGACTGGTCTAGTTGGTGGAAGTGTTCCTGTTTTTGACGAG GTGATTATCAATGTTGGCTCAATGAATAATATCATTGCTTTTGACAAG GTCAGCGGTATACTGGTATGTGAAGCAGGGTGCATTTTGGAGAATCTGATTTCTTTCCTAGACGACCAAGG ATTTATTATGCCTCTGGACTTGGGTGCAAAAGGAAGCTGCCAAATTGGTGGAAATGTTTCAACTAATGCTGGTGGATTGCGCCTTGTCCGTTATGGTTCACTACATGGAAATGTACTTG GTCTTGAAGCTGTTTTAGCAAATGGTGATGTGATTGACATGCTTGGGACTTTACGTAAAGATAATACTGGGTACGACTTGAAGCATTTATTCATTG GAAGTGAAGGATCATTGGGCATTGTAACCAAAGTTTCCATACTTACCCCTCCAAAGCTATCCTCAGTAAATTTGGCTTTTCTTGCATGCAAAGATTACTTCAGCTGCCAG aaacTTCTACTTGAAGCAAAGAGGAAACTCGGGGAAGTTTTGTCtgcatttgaatttttggataagcAAACGATGGATTTG GTCTTAAACCATCTGGAAGGTGCCCGGAATCCATTACCTTCCTCAATGCACAACTTCTATGTTTTGATTGAGACAACAGGCAGTGACGAGTCTTATGATAG AGAAAAGCTTGAGGCGTTCCTACTTCGTTCCATGGAGGATGGATTGGTTTCTGATGGTGTTATTGCACAAGACATAAATCAAGCATCTTCATTTTGGAGAATACGTGAG GGTGTGGCAGAAGCATTGATGAAAGCAGGGGCTGTTTACAAATATGATTTATCATTACCTCTTGAAAAGATGTATGATCTTGTTGAGGAAATGCGAATAAGACTTG gtCAGACAGCCAAAGTAATAGGTTATGGCCACCTTGGTGACGGTAATTTGCATCTTAATATTTCAGCACCTCAGTACAATGATGCG ATTTTTGCACAAATTGAAccttatgtatatgaatggacATCGAACCATCGTGGGAGTATTAGTGCTGAGCATGGTCTGGGACTTGTGAAAGCCAATAAGATTTACTATAGCAAATCACCTGAAACT GTGCATCTGATGGGCTCGATCAAAAAGTTGCTAGATCCAAATGGGATACTCAACCCATATAAAGTTCTTCCACACTCACTCAATTCTTACCACTGA